The DNA segment GTCGTCGAGTACCGCCCGGTCCGCAAGCGCCTGCCCAAGGGCCGCCCGGGTATCACCACGTCCTTCACGGTCGGCGGTGCCGAGGGCTACATGACCGCCAACTCCTACCCGGACGACGGTCTCGGTGAGGTCTTCCTGAAGATGTCCAAGCAGGGTTCGACTCTCGCGGGCATGATGGACGCCTTCTCCATCGCCGTCTCCGTCGGCCTCCAGTACGGCGTGCCGCTGGAGACGTACGTCTCGAAGTTCACCAACATGCGCTTCGAGCCGGCCGGCATGACGGACGACCCGGACGTGCGGATGGCGCAGTCGATCGTCGACTACATCTTCCGCCGCCTGGCGCTGGACTTCCTGCCCTTCGAGACGCGCTCCGCGCTCGGCATCCACTCCGCCGAGGAGCGTCAGCGTCACCTGGAGACCGGCTCCTACGAGCCGGCCGACGACGAGGTCGACGTCGAGGGCCTGGCCCAGTCGGCCCCGCGCCAGACCGAGCTGAAGGCCGTCGCCGCGCCGAAGGCCGAGCCCGAGGTGGCCAACGCCCTCCCGAAGCAGGCGCACACCAGCGCCGAGCTGGTGGAGATGCAGCTGGGCATCCAGGCGGACGCCCCGCTGTGCTTCTCCTGCGGCACGAAGATGCAGCGCGCCGGCTCCTGCTACATCTGCGAGGGCTGCGGCTCGACCAGCGGCTGCAGCTGAGCATGGCCGTGAGCGCGCCGGATGCGGCATCCGGCGCGCTCGCTGAGCACTGACGACGAGAGGGGCGCCGGCCGATGGCCGACGCCCCTCTCGTCGTGCCCAGGGTTCAGGGCCGGGGGTCCCTGCCCATGATCCGGGTGAAGGTCACCGGATCCTCGTCGAAGCCATGGACGCCGGGACGGAGGGTCCACTCGCCCGCTTCGTCCCGTACGAACTCGGCGATGGTGGCGGCCGTGGCCCCGAGGACGGAGCCGAAGTCGTCCTCGGCGAGGACGGTGTGGCCCTCGCGGACGCGCATCGCGGGGTTCAGCACGTTCACGAACGTCTGGTGTCCGGACCGCTGCTGGAGGACGACGCCCACCACCACGCGCGTGTACCGGGCGGCGAGCCGATCGAGTTCGAGCGTCATGACCTCGTCCCAGCCGAACCCCCTGCCGTCCGTGCTGTCCCGGTTCAAGAAGATCGTGCCGTCCGGCGAGCGGCTGTCGAAGTGCACCAGATAGGCCGGAGCCCCGTAGGCGTCGTCCGACACGAACGGCGCCGCGATGATGTCGAGATCGGTCGGTGGCCGGTCCGCCGGAGCCGGGTCCCACTTGAGCGCGACCTCGACCTTGCGGATTCCCTTGCTGAAGCCGGTCAACCCGCTTCCCTCCTCTGAAGTTCTCTCGCCCCAACTCCCTTGAAGTCGGCACTCCTTGTCCATCGTGCCACGCGCACGGGGATGTCGCCCGAGGCATATCCGCCGAGCGTGACCGGCGCCACGCCCGTGGGCCGTACGATGGCGCGGTGCTGGTCAAGTGGATTCGCTGCACCGTGGTGGACCGCCGCGGCTTCGAGCGCGGGCAGCGGAAATGGGCGGGGCTTCTGGGGGAGCCGGGGTTTCGGGGACAGGGCGGAGGGTGGAGCCGGCAGCGGCCCGGAGTGGCGCACATCTTCGCGTTCTGGGAGAGCCGTGCCTTCTACGACTCCTTCATGGCCCGTTCCCACGACCGGCTGGCCGCCACCCAGGCCGGCACGTTCAAGGACACCCAGGTCAAGCTCTTCGAGTACCGCTTCGACGTGAAGACCGGCTTCGAGCCACGGTTCACCGACAGCGACCTGATCCGGGTGGCCCTCTGCAGGGTGCACGAGGAGCGCGTCGACCACTTCACCCTCATGCAGGAAAAGGTCTGGAACCCCGCGATGGCGGGCTCGCCCGGCATGATCCGGGGCATGTTCGCCGAGGCGCCCGAGCAGGAGTTCCTCGTCCTGTCCATGTGGCGGGCGGCGGCCGAACACGGAAAGTACCGGACCGAACGCGTGGAGCGCCTGGCGCTCAGAGCGCAGACGGAGGCCGACATCGCCGCCCTCTCGGGTGACATCGTGGAACTGGAGCCCGCCTGGACGGTCTGAGGAGGCGATTCGTGTGACCTACGCCGTATGGGGCCCATACGAGTGCTCGATCGTCCCCCGTTCGATCTAGGGTTTCGGCATGGCACGACCACGGCGCATCGTTCTTGTCCGGCACGGCGAGTCGACCGGCAACGTCGATGACTCCGTGTACGAGCGGGAGCCCGACCACGCTCTCGCACTCACCGAACGCGGCCGGCGGCAGGCCGAGGAGACCGGCAAGGGGCTCCGCGAGCTCTTCGGCCGGGAACGCGTGAGCGTGTACGTCTCCCCTTACCGCCGCACGCACGAGACCCTCGGCGCCTTCCACCTCGACCCCGACCTCATACGGGTACGGGAGGAACCCCGGCTGCGCGAGCAGGACTGGGGGAACTGGCAGGAACGCGACGACGTACGCCTGCAGAAGTCCTACCGGGACGCGTACGGCCACTTCTTCTTCCGGTTCCCGCAGGGGGAGTCCGGCGCCGACGTGTACGACCGGGTCGGCGGCTTCCTGGAGAGCCTGTTCCGCAGCTTCGAGGACCCCGACCATCCACCGAACGTGCTCCTGGTGACGCACGGACTCGCGATGCGCCTGTTCTGCATGCGCTGGTTCCACTGGACGGTGGGGGAGTTCGAGTCGCTGTCGAACCCGGGGAACGCCGAGGTGCGGATGCTCGTGCTCGGGGAGGACGGAAAATACACGCTCGACCGGCCTTTCGAGCGGTGGCGGGACCCGGTGCCCTTCTGGATCAACGGATAGAGTGCGGCGCGATGACCGCTGACTTCTCCCCCTCCGGCCGTCTGGGCCGTGCCCTGGCCAGTCTGCGCGGGCTGGCCGTGGGCGACGCGCTCGGCTCCCAGTTCTTCGTCCCGGCGAACCGCCCCCTGCTCCAGCGGCGCGAACTGCCCGCGGGTCCCTGGCAGTGGACCGACGACACCGAGATGGCCTGCTCCGTGGTGGCGGTCCTGACCGCTCACCAGCGGGTCGACCAGGACGCGCTGGCCCGCTCCTTCGCCGAGCGGCACGACTTCGACCGGGGGTACGGTCCCGCGGTCAACCGGCTGCTCCGCCTCGTCCGGGAGGGTGAGGACTGGCGTGATCTGGCCGCCGGCCTCTTCAAGGG comes from the Streptomyces sp. NBC_00820 genome and includes:
- a CDS encoding TerD family protein; its protein translation is MTGFSKGIRKVEVALKWDPAPADRPPTDLDIIAAPFVSDDAYGAPAYLVHFDSRSPDGTIFLNRDSTDGRGFGWDEVMTLELDRLAARYTRVVVGVVLQQRSGHQTFVNVLNPAMRVREGHTVLAEDDFGSVLGATAATIAEFVRDEAGEWTLRPGVHGFDEDPVTFTRIMGRDPRP
- a CDS encoding YdbC family protein; its protein translation is MLVKWIRCTVVDRRGFERGQRKWAGLLGEPGFRGQGGGWSRQRPGVAHIFAFWESRAFYDSFMARSHDRLAATQAGTFKDTQVKLFEYRFDVKTGFEPRFTDSDLIRVALCRVHEERVDHFTLMQEKVWNPAMAGSPGMIRGMFAEAPEQEFLVLSMWRAAAEHGKYRTERVERLALRAQTEADIAALSGDIVELEPAWTV
- a CDS encoding histidine phosphatase family protein produces the protein MARPRRIVLVRHGESTGNVDDSVYEREPDHALALTERGRRQAEETGKGLRELFGRERVSVYVSPYRRTHETLGAFHLDPDLIRVREEPRLREQDWGNWQERDDVRLQKSYRDAYGHFFFRFPQGESGADVYDRVGGFLESLFRSFEDPDHPPNVLLVTHGLAMRLFCMRWFHWTVGEFESLSNPGNAEVRMLVLGEDGKYTLDRPFERWRDPVPFWING